The sequence CTAAATCAATTCAAGTCTCGAAGTATTAAGCAATATTAAATATGGTCTACGCGCAAGAAGCAGTCAAAAAGTTGGATATAGACTATTGACCAGTCTGGCCATCCATCAATGCATGAACCCCAGCACAAGTATAAACACTCACCAGGCACAAAAATCCCCACCATGGTTGGTCTCTTCTAATCTCGGTAgtagaagaagaacaaaaaatggAGGCTGTGCCTCGGACCATTCAGTCCTACTGGCGCCGGAGGACGTATCAGAGACTCGAGTTGAAGTTGGCGCTGAGCAAAAAGAACGTCGGAGCAATCAGGCTCAGAAGAAGACGTCGACGATCGAAGGAAGCGCAGCTGTTCGTCAGGCTCAGACTCAAGGTCTGGTCAGCGCTCCGCCTGCTGACCTGGTTGAGGGATGCCCATGTGGACGCCATGCTGGGGTTGGTAGGAGGGGAGGGCCGGCCGCCGGCGTTGAACAAAGGCAACGGTAGTCAGGATGGGCTATGGGGGAGGAGGATTCCTAGGGCccgtcggacgagtgccaggcCCGGGGTTTTCGAGAGAAGCAAGGCAGTCCATATATACAACTCCGACCCTGCTGCTTCACAGCAATTATAAATGTTTGCCTGTGCCTTGGATTTTATTGCTTATGTTTCTTTTCAGTGGAACCGTCAATCAGATCAGATGGCAAATAGAGCCCCCACCAGGCTATCACGATTGGAACAGAGGGAGCATATCTTGGATTGCTCCGTCCAACACTGCCTCTTTAGGGTCTATTGGGATAGACAACTCAAGGCAAACATATATtcataaaatttatgaaaatagcTTCAAAGTGGACTGGCCCgtatcttattaaaaaaaaaaaatctttcaccAGAATTCCAGTCAACATCGACTGAATCTCTACTGCTCcattcatataaattttttttaaaaaaaacttaatgGGATTTTTTTGCTTCATATGAGATTGGGACCAGCccacttttaaaaaaatttctatgaATTCCGTAAATATAGATCTGGCCCGCCTGTGTTCCCATGAATCACAAGATTATCCAGATAGACCCTTATTTGGATTATTAGTCAATTGGTTCTAGCATTTACCTAGTCCATATAGCTGACCCTGGCTTGGACTCAAGGCACTTAAATATAATCTACAACCCAAAATCCGGCCATGTACGGCCGTATGAGAAAAGGGCCTAAACCCACACTTCAAAATGTCAGGTTTACTTCATAAATTCCCAGCAAGGCAATGGAAATCCTCATCTCAACCGTCAATGATTCAAGCGACGGTGACTACACTTTTCAAAAGTGGATTACCGAGGGGAAAATGAATATTTTTTCCGAAGTTGCCAAATTATAATCTGTTATGTTGCAAATTCATAAATTAGTGATGCTCAGCAAGGCAGTCTTATCCTGAAGTTGGGAGCTTATGTCATTTACCATAAATTATAATTCCCGTCAATTTCTCTCGACCCCATATAAGAAATCCACAGCTTTGGCTGTGTCAAGAGAGCTCAGTGCCGGTGAAAGTCTTTGGCTGTATTTGGAGTTCGCACCGCTGGGCAAGAGATTCCTGTGTGATGCCAAGATCTTTTGACCAGGTTGCAACCTACTTGTCAACACCCCTCCCACTTGGATTATTGGAGTTCTGGGAGACGGAAAGAGCTCAGGGAAGCGTAGGTtcgtctcttctcttcttttacccCTAACCATCTCTTATTCTTCGAAGGGAGCGTCCTTCTGGTGGTCATAGCTAGAGAGATGGTCCGGGGAAAGGATGGGACCAATGGCTCCAAAAGGAGTGATGTCGACTCCTCCATGGATACCGGGCATGCTCGCCTCCACGAGCTTGGTTACAAGCAGGAGCTCAAACGCGATCTCTCGTAATTATCTCCACCGACTCAAATGCTTGGTTCCTCGCTTGGGTTGCATTTTTgttggtgtgtgtgtgtgtgtgttttggaTTCATGCGTAGTGTTGGGGAATTGCAGGGTGTTGTCCAACTTCGCCTTCTCATTTTCGATCATATCAATTCTCACTGGCATCACCACCCTTTACAACACCGGTCTGAAGTTTGGAGGGCCTGTAGCCATGACATACGGGTGGTTTATCGCTGGGTTCTTTACAATGACTGTTGGCCTTTCGATGGCGGAAATCTGCTCATCATACCCGACATCTGGCGGTCTGTACTACTGGAGTGCAAAGCTCTCGGGGAAGGAGTGGGCACCCTTTGCTTCCTGGACGACTGGCTGGTACTACTATTGGTTATGGCTGTTTGGTCTCTGTTTCTTCGTTGAACTGCTTGTTTTTGTATTGAATTGCCATTCCTTTGGGAGGATTGCTGCTTGTGTTATTTCCTTGCATGAAAAGAGGTTCGTGAATTTTACAATTCAGATGCCTGTCCAAAGTGCATGTGACTCCCAACTTTTATACTTACTCCATTCAATAGATTCTTGTTCTTGTAGGCTAGAGGCTTGCTTCAGCaaaaaattctgagaatgaTGCAAAATTGTATCATTTTGTAACACATGTTACAATATAATATCTTCTACTAGAAATGTTTCAAGTGAAAAGGTGACTTAGAGCTTTTGGTGTTtctaacaaaattgagtttgcAGAGGCTTGAAAGTTAAGCCATTTTTATGCGTTTATTTTgaaatggaatttttttttttttttttttttgtttgcatatGACCATGTATTCCATTAGCATAGTGCTCTCTCTGTGAGCTAATAATTTCTATTGATTTTCATGCAGGTTTAACATTGTTGGACAGGTAATACCAGAAGTTATTTGGTTTGAAGTTCAAAGCCTCCATTGTCCAGTGGAGAGCATACCTCAACTGGAGCTAAACAATCCTTTTATATTCTTCTGAGCAGTTAACGAAATTTCTGTTTTGCAGTGGGCAGTCACTACTAGTGTAGATTTCTCACTTGCACAACTATTGCAAGTAATTATCTTACTTAGCACTGGTGGAAACAATGGAGGAGGATACCTGGCTTCCAAATATGTGGTCATCGGGTTTCATGGGGGAATTCTGCtgattcatgccataataaacaGTCTGTCAATTACCTGGTTATCTTTCTTTGGACAGGTTGCAGCTATCTGGAATGTCTTAGGTAggacatttttaattttttctaagGTCATCGGAGAGATTGAAACAATATTCCACTTGGTTACCTAATGAAGTTGTTCTCTTCAGGTGCCTTTGTCCTTATGATCCTTATACCAACTGTTGCTACTGAGAGGGCCAGTCTAGATTTTGTGTTTTCTCATTTCAACACCGAAAATGATTCTGGAATCCACAGCAAGCTATACATTTTTGTTTTGGGACTCTTGTTGAGTCAATACTCATTGATAGGATATGATGCATCTGCTCATATGGTAAGAATTATTCCTGTAGTGTTTTACTTTGCTCTTGTTAGATATTAGATTTATCAATGGCTATACCTTCATAATTGACACATATCCAACTAGACTTACCATACTTTGGCATTATTTCCACCGAATCCCCTTTCTTCTGTCGTAAGGAGATATTCCTTTTTCATCACTTCCATGTTAAATCTTCTCAAATCATTTCTTCTCAAAGCAACTAACTTCAGATCTATGTTCTCTTACTTTGacataaattaatttaaagcccaaaatttgttttcttttccttcatctACTATCATATGCTCATGTTCTATTAATATTGGTTGTTTCATAAAGATCTTATGCAAATGTTAAATTGGTTCTTTAGCATATATCTTTTTGTCCCAGACAGAGGAAACTAAAAACGCAGATAAGAATGGACCAAAAGGAATTATCAGTGCCATTGGCATATCAATCATTGCAGGCTGGGGCTATCTGCTTGGCATCACATTTGCAGTTAACAACATTCCATATCTTTTGAGCACTGACAATGATGCTGGAGGTTATGCAATTGCAGAAGTTTTCTACCTTGCCTTTAAGAGTAGATATGGCAGCGGTGTAGGTGGCATCATTTGCTTGGGAATTGTTGCTGTTGCTATATTTTTTTGTGGTATAAGCTCGGTGACAAGCAACTCTAGGTAAACATGACTTATATTCTACTTAATATCTGAAATGTGTATCTATTATTTCCCTCTTAAAAGGGGTTAAATTCGAGTtcgatttatttttgttttttggctTTAGATTTTAATCATTAGATGCCAAAAAATTATTGTTTGACTGTTTCTCCTCAAAATTAGGATGGCATATGCATTCTCAAGAGATAGGGCAATGCCGCTATCATCATTGTGGCATAAGGTGAACAAGCAAGAAGTACCATTAAATGCAGTTTGGCTCTCAGCATTTATATCTTTCTGCATGGCTTTGACGGTAATGACTTTTCTCTTGATCTGCCTTGTTTGTTTAAGGTCGCCCACTTTCTGGTTTCATCATGCATGTATTAGGACTACGATTGAAATATTATTTGGATATAGCTTGTGTTTCATGCACATGCAATCATGGAATAACCTAGCCCCCAGATGCTAAGAGGTTGCATGTTACTGGTGCTTAATTCTTCCAACAGAATCATATCAAAATTGTAGGTATCGTAACATTTGAAAAAACAAAGACCTGCACGAGTTACAGTGTCAAATTTGGATCCTTGGAGATCGATGCCTTGTTAATTTCCCCGCAATAATGCTTGCAAATATTTAAGGGGATTACCTGTATCTTTTATTTCTAGCATCAGATTTTTCGCCCCTAAATATGTGTTCAAGTTTTGCTACTCCGTTTGGCACAATGATCACCTGCATTTGCGTAAATTGACATTGGCATTTTGTCAAATGAAGTGTTCT is a genomic window of Phoenix dactylifera cultivar Barhee BC4 chromosome 4, palm_55x_up_171113_PBpolish2nd_filt_p, whole genome shotgun sequence containing:
- the LOC103705653 gene encoding amino-acid permease BAT1 homolog; translation: MVRGKDGTNGSKRSDVDSSMDTGHARLHELGYKQELKRDLSVLSNFAFSFSIISILTGITTLYNTGLKFGGPVAMTYGWFIAGFFTMTVGLSMAEICSSYPTSGGLYYWSAKLSGKEWAPFASWTTGWFNIVGQWAVTTSVDFSLAQLLQVIILLSTGGNNGGGYLASKYVVIGFHGGILLIHAIINSLSITWLSFFGQVAAIWNVLGAFVLMILIPTVATERASLDFVFSHFNTENDSGIHSKLYIFVLGLLLSQYSLIGYDASAHMTEETKNADKNGPKGIISAIGISIIAGWGYLLGITFAVNNIPYLLSTDNDAGGYAIAEVFYLAFKSRYGSGVGGIICLGIVAVAIFFCGISSVTSNSRMAYAFSRDRAMPLSSLWHKVNKQEVPLNAVWLSAFISFCMALTSLGNLVAFQAMVSIATVGLYIAYALPIFFRVTVARKSFVPGPFNLGRYGILVGWVAVLWVATITVLFSLPVAYPITKDTLNYTPVAVGGLFILTVSSWILSARHWFKGPITNIDT